A stretch of the Acidimicrobiales bacterium genome encodes the following:
- a CDS encoding ABC transporter permease, producing MSSLLERPVAEAGRRASVRRWLLGATNRGVVALYVVAVVLLACTRLVGTRSGSASDVRTVLSLATLTALVGFGQGLVVLTGGFDLSVPATMTLAAVVLTGVTQGLSSHAPAAVLLVLGIGTLIGLVNGLVVTVARTSPVIVTLATNSVVEGAALVSSGGQPTGSAPAVITKAAVGGFSGGALVALVVVLLAFLILGTAVTAKMARGRTLQPAAMGARPPALASTCRRSTIVGAYVLSGVSAAIGGLLLAGFRGQSYLSIGDPYLLLSLAAVMVGGASATGGRGLFLGTVAGAIVLQALSTMLGGARLGGPLQDIVFAVAILVAAVLARGRRQPT from the coding sequence GTGAGCTCGCTGCTCGAGCGACCGGTCGCCGAGGCAGGCCGGCGTGCCTCCGTCCGGAGGTGGCTGCTCGGGGCGACCAACCGGGGGGTCGTCGCACTCTACGTGGTCGCGGTCGTCCTCCTCGCCTGCACGCGCCTCGTCGGTACGAGGTCCGGTTCGGCGAGCGACGTGCGGACGGTTCTCAGCCTGGCGACGCTCACTGCCCTTGTGGGCTTCGGACAGGGCCTTGTGGTGCTGACCGGCGGGTTCGACCTGTCGGTCCCGGCCACGATGACGCTCGCGGCGGTCGTGCTGACCGGGGTGACGCAGGGGCTGAGCTCGCACGCTCCGGCCGCCGTCCTGCTCGTGCTCGGGATCGGGACGCTCATCGGTCTCGTCAACGGGCTGGTCGTCACGGTGGCTCGGACGTCACCGGTCATTGTCACGCTTGCGACGAACTCCGTCGTCGAAGGAGCGGCGCTCGTCTCCTCGGGCGGGCAGCCGACGGGGTCGGCGCCGGCGGTGATCACCAAGGCTGCCGTCGGGGGCTTCTCCGGAGGCGCGCTCGTGGCGCTCGTCGTCGTCCTGCTCGCGTTCCTCATCCTCGGGACAGCCGTCACGGCCAAGATGGCCCGCGGCAGGACCCTCCAGCCCGCTGCCATGGGCGCGCGGCCGCCCGCGCTGGCGTCCACGTGCAGGCGGTCGACGATCGTCGGCGCCTATGTCTTGAGCGGCGTCAGCGCTGCCATCGGTGGCCTGCTCCTCGCGGGCTTCAGAGGCCAGAGCTACCTGTCGATCGGCGACCCGTACCTGCTCCTGTCGCTCGCGGCCGTCATGGTCGGTGGCGCCTCGGCGACCGGCGGCAGGGGGCTCTTCCTCGGCACGGTGGCCGGGGCGATCGTCCTCCAGGCGCTCAGCACCATGTTGGGCGGCGCCAGGCTGGGAGGCCCGCTCCAGGACATCGTCTTCGCGGTGGCGATCCTCGTGGCGGCCGTGCTCGCTCGAGGCAGGCGGCAGCCGACGTGA
- a CDS encoding ABC transporter permease, translating into MVVAVLLLLVLLAVYWSVDPSARTAGSVQGFANGGIGLGLVAAGEAVVVVAGGLDLSIGSILSLLNVILVSQMGASAGSQLGVSIEVLATGVAVSATNGLLVAGLNLPSILVTLSMSFLWQGVALLVRSQPGGTVQSGFASTLSGSFLISIPNSTYLLVAAVLVWWATKRTGWVRRLYALGSEAEAAPSSSRRVRSTIVAGHALAGLFYGAAALLLTAMSGSGDPNLGSTLVVTAIAAVVLGGTRLGGGRGDPLTAILGAFIVTSVDDILFAFQVPAFYTGVLNGAILFAAVLKGLVLDGGSGVGRWGSPAAPGASTPAAPQDGRA; encoded by the coding sequence GTGGTCGTTGCCGTCCTGCTGCTCCTCGTCCTGCTGGCCGTCTACTGGTCCGTCGACCCGAGCGCGCGAACGGCCGGGTCGGTCCAGGGGTTCGCCAACGGCGGCATCGGCCTGGGCCTCGTCGCCGCCGGGGAGGCCGTCGTCGTCGTCGCTGGAGGGCTGGACCTGTCGATCGGCTCGATCCTCTCGTTGCTCAACGTGATCCTCGTCAGCCAGATGGGCGCCTCCGCAGGCTCCCAGCTGGGCGTCTCGATCGAGGTGCTCGCCACTGGCGTTGCGGTCAGCGCGACCAACGGGCTGCTCGTCGCCGGCCTCAACCTCCCGTCGATCCTGGTAACGCTGTCGATGTCGTTCCTCTGGCAAGGCGTGGCGCTCCTCGTCAGGTCGCAGCCTGGCGGGACGGTCCAATCCGGGTTCGCGAGCACCCTGAGCGGATCTTTCCTGATCAGCATCCCCAACTCGACCTACCTCCTGGTGGCGGCTGTGCTCGTGTGGTGGGCGACGAAGCGGACTGGCTGGGTTCGCAGGTTGTATGCCCTCGGCTCCGAGGCCGAAGCCGCGCCCTCGAGCAGCAGGCGGGTCCGGAGCACGATCGTCGCCGGCCATGCCCTGGCGGGTCTCTTCTACGGCGCCGCGGCGCTGCTCCTCACCGCGATGAGCGGCAGCGGGGACCCCAACCTCGGCAGCACGCTCGTTGTCACCGCCATCGCCGCAGTCGTCCTCGGCGGTACTCGGCTCGGCGGCGGCCGCGGCGATCCTCTCACGGCGATCCTCGGTGCCTTCATCGTCACCTCGGTCGACGACATCCTCTTTGCCTTCCAGGTGCCGGCCTTCTACACGGGCGTGCTCAACGGTGCGATCCTGTTCGCTGCGGTGCTCAAGGGGCTCGTCCTCGACGGCGGGAGCGGGGTCGGCCGGTGGGGGAGCCCGGCGGCGCCGGGCGCGAGCACACCCGCCGCACCGCAGGACGGGCGCGCGTGA
- a CDS encoding glycerophosphoryl diester phosphodiesterase membrane domain-containing protein, protein MSTAADGLVRRPGPGDLAGAAFRLARSHYRCLLAAAAVALAPCLALGGWALDSYRSGASRASSSTELLAVLGALVIALGGLLAVGTGVHAAVSAAVGGVADWRESVRVAAARVGPLFSGACAIVILGFLGLVCFVAPGIYLWFAWFVAMPAIVIERRGGWDALRRSRRLVRGRWWTVFGAFVLVEAAVLVISLVVGLIVGALFASSGAANATASQVVAYCLELLLSPVQIALVAVVYLYLRATVEGANAASVAREGGIELLAELGGATRVAPREESAAWPGVPEVADGGEASDVQPPETPAEVEPARARGGEAGATDGRGGARRGWPAPSPKPPPPRRRQGGEPN, encoded by the coding sequence ATGTCCACGGCGGCGGACGGACTGGTCAGGCGACCCGGACCGGGCGACCTCGCTGGCGCCGCCTTCCGCCTCGCACGATCCCACTACCGGTGCCTGCTGGCTGCGGCGGCCGTCGCGCTCGCGCCGTGTCTCGCGCTCGGCGGCTGGGCACTCGACTCCTACAGGAGCGGCGCGAGCCGCGCGAGCAGCTCGACGGAGCTCTTGGCGGTGCTCGGTGCCCTGGTCATCGCGCTGGGAGGCCTCCTCGCCGTAGGGACGGGGGTGCACGCTGCCGTGAGCGCGGCCGTCGGCGGGGTTGCCGACTGGAGGGAGTCGGTACGGGTTGCCGCGGCACGGGTCGGACCGCTCTTCTCCGGCGCGTGCGCGATCGTGATTCTCGGCTTCCTCGGTCTCGTGTGCTTCGTCGCTCCGGGGATCTACCTCTGGTTCGCCTGGTTCGTCGCGATGCCTGCGATCGTGATCGAACGTCGCGGCGGGTGGGACGCGCTCAGGCGGTCTCGCCGGCTCGTGCGGGGGCGGTGGTGGACGGTCTTCGGCGCGTTTGTCCTCGTCGAGGCGGCCGTGCTCGTCATCTCGCTCGTCGTCGGCCTCATCGTCGGCGCGCTCTTCGCGTCGTCAGGCGCCGCGAACGCGACGGCATCACAGGTGGTCGCGTACTGTCTCGAGCTCCTGCTCTCGCCGGTGCAGATCGCGCTCGTCGCCGTCGTCTACCTCTACCTGCGCGCGACGGTCGAGGGCGCGAACGCGGCGTCGGTCGCACGCGAAGGGGGGATCGAGCTGTTGGCGGAGCTCGGTGGCGCGACCCGTGTCGCGCCACGCGAGGAATCAGCAGCGTGGCCCGGCGTACCCGAGGTCGCGGACGGCGGTGAAGCGAGCGACGTGCAGCCACCGGAGACACCCGCGGAGGTCGAACCAGCACGAGCGCGAGGGGGCGAGGCAGGAGCGACGGACGGGCGAGGCGGCGCTCGTCGGGGCTGGCCGGCGCCGTCCCCCAAGCCGCCCCCGCCCCGTCGCCGGCAGGGCGGCGAGCCAAACTAG
- a CDS encoding tyrosine-type recombinase/integrase, giving the protein MGRDTWELRVYLGRDSEGRVHHRHARFRGSRRQAERELARMVAEQEARPAPALEEPRLWGPSTTVNDAISAWRDNGWEDLSPKTARHYESIWRVHIFASIGRRGISSLTTYDVERFYRSLKAAGLSQATVRQVKSVLHRACRLAQKWSGGSLHNPAADADLPVWRLEEKREGVRAPSLGEVRALIQAAMAAEIRFGTLVRLLAATGMRRGEACALRWSDVEFDTGLVTVDESVVGAKGGAVVKSPKTKASIRRLACDPATVAALRELRAEQERLALVCGEPLTESAFVFSFEPAGQVPPYPDSFSHALARLRDKGLVAPDVHLHSLRHFHATARDPVISEAQKQARLGWSTVQMARHYTDGLSEEDRRAAEHVGELLG; this is encoded by the coding sequence GTGGGCAGGGACACCTGGGAGCTGCGGGTGTACCTGGGCAGGGACTCCGAGGGGCGGGTGCACCACCGCCATGCCCGCTTCCGGGGATCGCGCCGCCAGGCGGAGCGCGAGTTGGCCCGTATGGTGGCCGAACAGGAGGCCAGGCCCGCCCCCGCACTCGAGGAGCCCCGCCTATGGGGCCCTTCGACAACGGTCAACGACGCCATCTCGGCTTGGCGGGACAACGGCTGGGAGGATCTCTCGCCCAAGACCGCCCGCCACTACGAGAGCATCTGGCGCGTGCACATCTTCGCCTCGATCGGCCGGCGGGGGATCTCGTCTCTTACCACCTACGACGTGGAGCGTTTCTATCGTTCCCTCAAGGCGGCCGGCCTGTCGCAGGCGACAGTCCGCCAGGTCAAGTCGGTGCTGCACCGAGCCTGCCGCCTGGCGCAGAAGTGGAGCGGCGGCAGCTTGCACAACCCGGCCGCGGACGCCGATCTTCCGGTCTGGAGGCTGGAGGAGAAGCGTGAGGGCGTGCGAGCCCCTTCGCTCGGCGAGGTGCGGGCGTTGATCCAGGCGGCGATGGCGGCGGAGATCCGCTTCGGGACCCTTGTGCGCTTGCTGGCTGCCACCGGCATGCGCAGGGGGGAGGCATGTGCCCTTCGCTGGAGCGACGTTGAGTTCGACACGGGTCTGGTCACCGTGGACGAGAGCGTGGTTGGCGCCAAGGGTGGGGCAGTCGTCAAGTCCCCAAAGACCAAGGCCAGCATCCGTAGGCTGGCCTGCGATCCGGCTACCGTTGCCGCGCTCCGGGAACTGCGAGCCGAGCAGGAGCGGCTGGCTTTGGTCTGCGGCGAGCCACTGACCGAAAGCGCGTTCGTCTTCTCCTTCGAGCCAGCGGGTCAAGTGCCTCCCTATCCAGACTCCTTCAGCCACGCCCTCGCCCGCCTGCGAGATAAGGGGCTGGTGGCCCCGGACGTGCACCTGCACTCGCTTCGACACTTTCACGCGACTGCACGCGACCCCGTGATCAGCGAGGCTCAGAAGCAGGCCCGTCTCGGCTGGTCCACCGTGCAGATGGCGCGCCACTACACCGACGGCCTGTCCGAGGAGGATCGTCGGGCTGCCGAGCACGTGGGCGAGCTTCTCGGTTGA
- a CDS encoding PPOX class F420-dependent oxidoreductase, whose amino-acid sequence MDIGEAVAFIGANHRAVLATTRADGHPQLSPVTAAVDEHGVVLISTRETAMKTRHLRADPRAALCVFTDAFFGPWVQVEGEVEIVSLPAAMNGLIDYYRRAAGEHPNWDEYRAAMVRERRVLLRLHVRRAGPSVSG is encoded by the coding sequence GTGGACATCGGCGAGGCCGTCGCCTTCATCGGCGCGAACCACCGTGCGGTGCTCGCGACGACTCGCGCCGACGGCCACCCGCAGCTGTCGCCGGTAACTGCCGCCGTCGACGAGCACGGCGTCGTCCTGATCAGCACGCGCGAGACCGCGATGAAGACGCGGCACCTGCGCGCCGACCCGCGCGCCGCGCTGTGCGTGTTCACCGACGCCTTCTTCGGACCGTGGGTCCAGGTCGAAGGCGAGGTCGAGATCGTCTCGCTACCGGCGGCCATGAACGGCCTCATCGACTACTACCGCCGAGCCGCCGGCGAGCACCCGAACTGGGACGAGTACCGGGCCGCAATGGTGCGCGAGCGGCGCGTCCTGCTCCGCCTCCACGTGCGGCGCGCCGGCCCCTCCGTCTCGGGCTGA